In the Eptesicus fuscus isolate TK198812 chromosome 22, DD_ASM_mEF_20220401, whole genome shotgun sequence genome, CCAGCACGTCTCCCGGGGCCACTGTCAGCTCCCTTGGGTTCCTGGCTTTAAACTCGTGCATGACCTGCATTCTCAGAGCTGGCTGGGCTGGCCTTGGGGTGAAGGGTACAAGGTTAGGGTCCCCGCATGGAGGGCCATGGTGTGTGTCTCCTCTGGAGCCAAGTGGGAGGTGCTCCCTGACCTGAcacgccctctccccccccccccacacacaccccgaggGTGCTGGAGCCGGGCCTGGGGAACggagcccctggcccagccccggagccccagctgcctcccacccGAGCCTGGAGGCGACGGTTGGGTTTCCACAGCGTGAATGACAGGGCAGTGTTCGTGGGGCTTAGGGGGCGCTGTCTGCAGGCAGCAGGGTCTGGGATGTGGCTGATCTCTGAGGACTCAGTGGGGGACTTCTCTCCCTCTGAGCTCTGCCCTCATCCCCGCGCTCTGGGAAGTCAGAGGCAGGCGCTAGAAGAGGGGTTGCAGCCCGGAAGGTAAAAACCTGCGTTCTCACCCCAGGGGGAGGGACGTGCCTGTGCACAGATGCGTCTGGCTGAAAGAGACCCAGGGGGTGTCTGAGAGGTAGCACCCACAGGCCCACAGGGTCAGCCCCTTCTCGCCTCCCCTTCACCGTGCAGCCCTGACTAAGCCCCGGGGCGCTCACCGGAGGGAAGCAGGGTCCTGGTATCCTGAGGgtgcctgtggggggggggggacagagggaGCGAGGGCAGAGTGAGGGAGGGCAGCCTGGAGGCAGGGCGCTGGCCACAGAGCCCCTCCCACACAGCTGCCTCacgtcccctcccctgcctgcctggcaccTACATATGGGCTCCCAGTCGCCGTGTGACCAGGGCGTGGACTGAGAAGGCAGAAACGAGCCAGAGGTCAGGGCTTGGAGTAGGGCTCGGTGCTAAGCTCCCCGTACCTGGTTGGAAGGTTCTGGAGCCTGCCAGCCATCAGAGAACGTAGGTTGGTAGGGTGGGGGCTCATGGCCGGTCCAGTTGTCCCTGGGGAGAGAACCAAGCTGAGTCCACTGCGCTCCAGGCCGTGGGACGGAGGAGTGGACGGAACCTCGCCTCGGGGTCTccgagggcaggggcgggggaacctgctttctgccaagggccgtttGGGTATTTATAGCCTCATTCGCGGCCCATACacaatgatcaacttaaaaattagcctgctgtatctggccagacatttaattaactcgcccccaatgcctgggcagggccagacgaAATGATCTCCTGCGCCTTAGAGGGCCCGAGGGCTGCATGTTCCCGCCCCCGATCTAGGTAACGGAGGATATGCCCACGCACAGATGGAAGGCCCCAGAACACCCACGAAGGGGCCAAGCGCTGGGCGGGAGCAGATCCCGCAGGGCAGGCATCTGTGGCCAGCTTCACCCCTGCCCACGGCGTTCAGCTCTGTCAGCTCCATGAGAACAGGCAGGGCACGCAATCACATCGACTGGGGGTTGGGCTTaaggtgggggctgggcagaCGTGGATGTTTCCTCGGCACTGAACGTGGCGCCTGGGATGCCGCTTCTCTCACGTGTGCTGCACGTGACTCCCACCTGTCCCCGGGCGCTGCTGTCCCCGGTACAGGGGAGGGTACATAGGCGGCAGCTAAGAACGTGTGTTCCGTGGGAacaaataaattgtttattttctgaatCCTTTTAAAGGGTCCCTTCTGTTTGCCTTAAAAACATGCTCAGCTCTTCCCGTGACTGGGTCACTACTGCTTTTAATCTGTCCTCCTATTACCTTCTCTggaccaacttttaaaaaaaataaatatttttattgatttcagagaggaaaggagagggagtgagaggtagaaacatcaaagatgagagagaattattactcggctgcctcctacacgtcccccactggggattgagcccacaacctgggcacgtgccccccgaccggaatcgaacccagaacccttcagtccgcaggccgatgctttgtccactgggccaaaccagccagggctgtaccaACTTTTTTGAGAATGTGTCTATACGCCCCTCCTACATTTCATTATTCCTTGCAACCCGATTCTTACCTCCGCCATTCCTCTACCGATACCGGTTTTTCTAAAGTCCCCGTAATCTCCGGATTGCCCAGCCCCCTGGCTTCGTACGGCCCATGTCCTTCCAAACCACAGCAGGTGGCATTGCTTACAGCTGTGGGTTGATTTGCCTACCATCAAGCCACCTAAATAGAACTTGCCCGAAATTCAActcttttgagtgtttttacaCCCTCTTTAGGCGATTTTCTGTATGTTTGACTTTCAGCTCATGCATCCACTAGCTTCTTGTTATCGTAAGAAGTCAGAAAACATTCCAGGGCATATCTGAcctaattttgtatttaaaacGATACACGGAGCCAGAAAGTAGGAGGAGCtcacgggggcaggggagaggcaggcatCGGCACAGAGTTTTGTTACTTGCcgaatgggtacagagtttctgtctGGGACCAGgaaaaagttctagaaatggATAGTGGTGACGGTCGCCCAACATTGTTCAGTATTTAGTGCCACTGGACGATACTCTTAAAAACAGTAGAAGGGTGAATTGCATCTTATGTGCATCCTATCACAACTATCACAATAGACCGGCTGCATGGAATTGTACTTTATGTCGTTGGGTGGGTTGGACAGCAGCCCCTTTCAAGGGGCTGAGTTGAAAAGAACTCACTAGGCAAGATGCTAGAGCAAGTGGCTTATTTCCGGggtgtttctctttctaaaaccCTCTTCTCTCTTGGTTTTTTATGCCTCtgctcttttgtttcttcttttaactCCCGGGAATTTCTCTTTGCCTCCTTAatcctctttcctttccccacTGACATGGAAGTTTCCCTTCTCTCTCGGGCACAGAGCGAGCTTGCTCACGAAGGTGAGTTCCAGCGCTGCCCGCGGAGGGCTCACCTCTAGGTGGCGCTAACCATCATTTCTGTACTGACGGTTCTCAAACCCTCATAGCCAGGTGGGACCTCTCCCCTGAGGGCCAGGCGCCCCCCTGTCTCTGTGGAATGTTCACTGGCACCCCAGCCCAGCACATCCACGCTGGGTGTACCCCCCGCTCCGCACGGCTCTCATCGGTTTGGCCTTGTCCCTCTGCCCATCTCAGGGTCACACGGATGTGGCATCTCACTTTTGACCTTAACTCCTCGGCCAGTTGGTTGTTACATTTGCAGCAACGCTTATGTCAGTCATTCTCAAGTTCTGGGCCCGACTGAGACAAGTTTTCCCTTTGTTCTTGACAAAAGTGAGGAAATATTTTGGTAGAAGGTTGCCAAGCCTACATTCTTGGGagaattgttctttttttctgagataaaGCCTTTCCTTCTGAGGCGGGTGGTGGCAAGCGATGGTTTTAAAGAGAAATGTCCCAGccctggcggtgtggctcagtggtcacagttcaattcctggccagggcacatgcccgggttgtgggttcattccctagtagggggcacgcaggaggcagccgatcaatgattctctctcatggttgatgtttctctccctctctccctctcccttcctctctgaaattatatatatatacaaattgtTCGTACTTGGTGTAACATAGAGTTGGGGTCCATGTGGAGCCCACCGGTTTGTTTGGAGATGTTTCTGGTCTGTGACAGCGTAGAGCTCGCCGCACCCCATGTCCTGCCCGATGCCCCCACGCGCCCAGCCTCGTCCTCCCTCACCGGCTGGTGGTCCAGGCCGGGCCCAGACTCTTCCAGAGTTTACTGTCAGGCGGGCTCAGGTAGAACGTGAGCATGTCGATGGCTTTGCGGGTGAGGAGGGGTGAGATCACTTGGCCTGCGAGGTCGGGCTCAGGGCAGTGCGTCAGGACCTAGAGGGAGGAGGGCGGTGTCCCGCAGGCCCAGCTGGAGCGGGAAGGGCCCGGAGTCTCGGGCAGAAGTGCCCTTGGCCTCAGGCCTCTGCTCCTCCCGCTGTCCTTGGCTCCACCCACAGTCCCTCTAGTTTGCCGAGGGCAAGGTACCCAGCGGAATGGTGTGTTGGGGTCGAGGAGGATGTGTGGGGGTGAGTGAGGGCCAGaccccacagcctccctctgccctctgcccgccaccctggcctctgcttggTCTATGCTTCAGCTTGTACCTCTTCGCCACCCTGACCTCCCCCCACTCACGAAGTGCAGAGTCTGGAAGAGCATGCGCAGCAGCTCAGCGGCACTGGGATCCTGCAGGTGGATGGCCAGCCTCCCCTGGGGACACGGGGTACCGTCACCACCCTCCATCCACCCCACTGCACGGGCCCCAGTGCCCCAGGGCCCATCAGTGTCGGGGCCTTGGTTGGGAGCCTGGCACTCTCCAAGGTcctgagaggggggaggggagttccAGGGGAGAAGTCTGGGATGCCTATGAGGCCACGGAACGGGGGTTCTGGGGGCAGTGGTGTGAGGGAGGCTGGGAACTTGTGGGAGCCACATACCAGGAGGTTGAAGCTGTACTTGAACTTCTGGAAGCAATCGACGTACTGCGCCTGTGTCCTCCCTATGGGGGACGGGGATGGAGAGAAGGCGGTGGGTCACAGATTATCCCCAAGgcaccacccctctcccccggcCCTCGGCACTCACCCCCCGGACCCgtgttctttttcttcccctgttTTTTCGTCTTCTTCGCGCTGCCGCTCGCCTGGGCCCTCCTCAGCGGCTGCACGAACACCTCGATGTCCCTCAGGATGCGGTTCAGCACCTCCTGGACGCAAAGAGCTTGGGCCTCAGGCGGGCGATCAGGCCCCCCTGGCACTCCcaacctgcccctgcctctgcccctgccccagccccccccaaccccctcctcaGCCCAAGGCCTGCCTTGGCCACCCTGGGGCCTGGTTTCTGGGGGGAAGGGTTGGTGTCCCCCTTCGCCAGGCTCGGGAGCTCGGCAGGCCCAGACAGTCTGTGGTTACCTCGTCCCTCATTGGGTCCTCGGGGGTCGGGGGGTGCCGTGGAGGAGGCAGAGCGAAGGCGCTTGGTTCTCGGACACTGGAGTGTCGTGACGGGGGCCACGGGGACGGTGGCATGCCTACAACGTAAGAGGACATGGCCTCTGATCTTTAACCTaagccttcccctcccccgtcccctcccccctctccccaccccccacacttaCTGCGCTCTGGGGCCATCCAGTGGGGCTGTTCTGGAGGGGGCCCCCACTCCAGGGGGGCTGCCTGCTCCCTAGGGAGTGGCCTTTCCAGGGGAGCCCCCCTCCATCTGTcctggccggggtgagggactCCAAATCGGGGTCTGCCGAGCACACGGTGGGGACACAGGCTTGACCGTGTTTTGGGGACAGAGGCTCTGCCCAcacttctctccaggcctccacctgcctccccctgcctccccctgcctccccctgcctcccccctgcctccccctgcctcccccctgcctccccctgcctccccctgcctcagGTGCCCGCCTCGGAGCTTTCTCAGGTCCCTGGTCAGGCTCTAGGGAGTCTCCAGTgtcccctgggccaggccccagcccagctaGCCTTGGCCCCAGCgtggcccctcccagctccaggtTCCTCGGGCTGCAAGCTGCTGGGCTCGCTcctgcaggggggcggggcagaggctgcCTACCTGAGCTCCAGCTCCTCCTTCAGGGCCTTCTGCAGGCTGGTCCTCAGCCGctctgcctggaggaggcagcaggtaggcaggtgtgtgtgtgcgcgtgtgtgcgtgtgcgtgtgtgtgtgtgtgtgtgtgtgtgtgtgtgtgtgtttggggagagTGATGGTTGTTGTGCCCCACACCCACTCTCTTCTTGACCCCACCCCGGCCACTCACCCCCACTTCCGGGCACTGGAAGAGCAGAGTGCTGCTGCCCGGCGGGCCCGCCCCCTGCACGGTGATGGACAGGACGGACTTGTAGGAGCAGGAGTTGAGCACCGCGTCCATGGCCTGGATGCTGTCCAGGCGGTAGGAGTCCAGCTCCTCCTGGGCC is a window encoding:
- the EPS8L3 gene encoding epidermal growth factor receptor kinase substrate 8-like protein 3, which codes for MTCKLGTQGLREPKDAVQRLQELDAQGRVWSQNLLLQVRDGWLQLLDIETKEELDSYRLDSIQAMDAVLNSCSYKSVLSITVQGAGPPGSSTLLFQCPEVGAERLRTSLQKALKEELELRPRFGVPHPGQDRWRGAPLERPLPREQAAPLEWGPPPEQPHWMAPERSMPPSPWPPSRHSSVREPSAFALPPPRHPPTPEDPMRDEEVLNRILRDIEVFVQPLRRAQASGSAKKTKKQGKKKNTGPGGRTQAQYVDCFQKFKYSFNLLGRLAIHLQDPSAAELLRMLFQTLHFVLTHCPEPDLAGQVISPLLTRKAIDMLTFYLSPPDSKLWKSLGPAWTTSRDNWTGHEPPPYQPTFSDGWQAPEPSNQAPSGYQDPASLRPAQPALRMQVMHEFKARNPRELTVAPGDVLEVLDHSKRWWLVKDQRGESGYIPSNILEPLPSGAPRSQSPALRAPMLRLSSRPEEVRAWLQAENFAPGTVNSLGALSGSQLLYLSPGELQVVCPQDGPRVVARLEATRRMLGISP